From Cellulophaga lytica DSM 7489, a single genomic window includes:
- the rsgA gene encoding ribosome small subunit-dependent GTPase A: MIGTVYKSTGSWYTVKTDDGVFYDCRIKGKFRLKGIKSTNPIAVGDRVSFDLEKSGDETNATITEIKDRKNYIVRKSVNLSKQTHIIAANLDQVFLMITLNNPQTFTSFIDRFLVTAEAYGIPAVLLFNKVDSYDEDELVDVKYLAALYRSIGYTCVGISAKTGKNVDKVKEMMTGKISMFSGHSGVGKSTLVNTIDKELNIKTKEISEQHMQGQHTTTFAEMYDLDFGAQIIDTPGIRGFGIVDMEKEEIGDYFPEFFALKSECKFNNCLHIDEPKCAVKDALENDEVAWSRYKSYVQMITGEEENYRQDIYGDKK; this comes from the coding sequence ATGATAGGAACTGTTTATAAATCTACTGGAAGTTGGTACACTGTAAAAACAGATGATGGTGTATTTTATGACTGTAGAATAAAGGGTAAGTTCCGTTTAAAAGGCATAAAAAGCACTAATCCAATTGCAGTAGGCGATAGGGTGTCTTTTGATCTTGAAAAAAGTGGAGATGAGACCAACGCTACCATTACAGAAATTAAAGACCGTAAAAATTACATTGTACGTAAATCTGTAAACTTATCTAAGCAAACACATATAATTGCAGCAAATTTAGACCAGGTTTTTTTAATGATAACGTTAAATAATCCGCAAACATTTACCAGTTTTATAGATCGTTTTTTAGTGACAGCGGAAGCCTATGGTATACCTGCCGTTTTATTATTTAACAAAGTAGATTCTTACGATGAGGATGAGTTGGTAGATGTAAAATATTTGGCTGCTTTATACCGTAGTATTGGGTATACCTGCGTTGGTATTTCTGCAAAAACAGGTAAAAACGTAGATAAGGTAAAAGAAATGATGACAGGTAAAATAAGTATGTTTTCTGGTCATTCTGGTGTAGGTAAATCTACCTTAGTAAATACCATAGATAAAGAGTTAAATATAAAAACTAAAGAAATATCTGAACAGCACATGCAAGGGCAACATACCACAACTTTTGCAGAAATGTACGATTTAGATTTTGGAGCCCAAATTATAGACACACCAGGTATACGTGGCTTTGGAATTGTAGATATGGAAAAAGAAGAGATAGGTGACTATTTTCCTGAATTTTTTGCACTAAAAAGTGAGTGTAAATTTAATAATTGTTTGCATATTGATGAGCCTAAATGCGCTGTTAAAGATGCTTTAGAGAATGATGAGGTGGCTTGGAGTAGGTATAAAAGCTACGTGCAAATGATAACAGGAGAGGAAGAAAACTACAGACAAGATATTTACGGAGACAAAAAATGA